DNA sequence from the Pseudorca crassidens isolate mPseCra1 chromosome 6, mPseCra1.hap1, whole genome shotgun sequence genome:
tactttatcttctttctttttatccttccttccctccttccttccttcctccctccctccctcccttctttctttctttctttctacttctactaattctgtctactttttctcccttttattctgagccgtgtggatgaaaggctcttggtgctgcagccaggagtcagtgctgtgcctctgaggtgggagagccaacttcaggacactggtccacaagggacctcccagctccacataatatcaaatggcaaaaatctcccagagatctccatctcaacaccaacacccagcttcactcaagctacagtgctggacatcctatgccaaacaactagcaagacaggaacacaaccccacccattagcagagaggccgcctaaaatcataataagtccacagataccccaaaacacaccaccagacgtggacctgcccaccagaaacacaagatccagcctcatccaccagaacacaggcactagcccctccaccaggaagcctacacaacccactgaactaaccttagccactggggacagacaccaaaaacaatgggaactacgaacctgcagcctgcaaaaaggagatcccaaacacagtaagataagcaaaatgagaagacagaaaaacacacagcagatgaaggagcaagataaaaacccaccagacctaacaaatgaagaggaaataggcagtctacctgaaaaagaattcagaataatgatagtaaagatgatccaaaatcttggaaatagaatggacaaaatgcaagaaacatttaacaaggagctagaagaactaaagatgaaacaagcaacgatgaacaacacaataaatgaaattaaaaatactctagatgggatcaatagcagaataactgaggcagaagaacggataagtgacctggaagataaaatagtggaaataactactgcagagcataataaagaaaaaagaatgaaaagaactgaggacagtctcagagacctctgggacaatattacaagcaccaacattcgaattataggggttccagaagaagaagagaaaaagaaagggactgagaaaatatttgaagagattatagttgaaaacttccctaatgtgggaaaggaaacagttaatcaagtccagaaagcacagagagtcccatacaggataaatgcaaggagaaatacgccaagacacatattaatcaaactgtcaaaaattaaatacaaagaaaacatattaaaagcagcaagggaaaaacaacaaataaaacacaagggaatccccataaggttaacagctgatctttcagcagaaactctacaagccagaagggactggcaggacatacttaaagtgatgaaggagaaaaacctgcaaccaagattactctacccagcaaggatctcattcagattcaatggagaaattaaaacctttacagacaagcaaaagctgagagagttcagcaccaccaaaccagctttacaacaactgctaaaggaatttctctaggcaagaaacactagagaaggaaaagacctacaataacaaacccaaaacaatgaagaaaatgggaataggaacatacatatcgataattaccttaaatgtaaatggactaaatgctcccaccaaaagacacagattggctgaatggatacaaaaacaagacccatatatttgctgtctaaaagagacccacttcagacctagagacacatacagactgaaagtaaggggatggaaaaagatatttcatagaaatggaaaccaaaagaaagctggagtagcagttctcatatcagacaaaatagactttaaaataaagtctattagaagagacaaagaaggacactacataatgatcaagggatcgatccaagaagaagatataacaattgtaaatatttttgcacccaacataggagcacctcaatacataaggcaaatactaacagccataaaaggggaaatcgacagtaacacattcatagtaggggactttaacaccccactttcaccaatggacagatcatccaaaatgaaaataaataaggaaacacacgctctaaatgataccttaaacaagatggacttaattgatatttataggacactccatccaaaaacaacagaatacacatttttctcaagtgctcatggaacattctccaggatagaccatatcttgggtgacaaatcaagccttggtaaatttaagaaaattgaaattgtatcaagtatcttttccgaccacaatgctatgagactagatatcaattacaggaaaagatctgtaaaaaatacaaacccatggaggctaaacaatataatacttaataacgaagtaatcactgaagaaatcaaagaggaaattaaaaaatacctagaaacaaatgacaatggagacacaactacccaaaatctatgggatgcagcaaaagcagttctaagagggaactttatagcaatacaatcctaccttaagaaacaggaaatatctcaaataaaaaacaaaaccttgcacctaaagcaattagagaaagaagaacaaaaaaacccctaagttagcagaaggaaagaaatcataaaaatcagatcagaaataaatgaaaaagaaatgaaggaaacaatagcaaagatcaataaaagttggttctttgagaagataaacaaaattgataaaccattagccagccttatcaagaaaaaaagggagaagactcaaatcaatagaattagaaatgaaaaaggagaagtaacaactgacactgcagaaatacaaaagatcatgagagattactacaagcaactctatgccaataaaatggacaacctggaagaaatggacaaattcttagaaatgcacaagctgccaagactgaatcacgaagaaatagaaaatatgaacagaccaatcataagcactgaaattgaaactgtgattaaaaatcttccaacaaacaaaagcccaggaccagatggcttcacaggcgaattctatcaaatatttagagaagagctaacacctatccttctcaaactcttccaaaatatagcagagggaggaacactcccaaactcattctacgaggccaccattaccctgataccaacaccagacaaggatgtcacaaagaaagaaaactacaggccaatatcactgatgaacatagatgcaaaaatcctcaacaaaatactagcaaacagaatccagcagcacgttaaacagatcatacaccatgatcaagtggggtttattccaggaatgcaaggattcttcaatatacacaaatcaatgaatgtgatacaccatattaacaattgaaggagaaaaaccatatgattatctcaatagatgcagagaaatctttcgacaaaattcaacacccatttatgataaaaaccctccagaaactaggcatagagggaactttcctcaacataataaaggccatatatgacaaacccacagccaacatcgtcctcaatggtgaaaaactgaaaacatttccactaagatcaggaacaagatgaggttgcccactctcaccactcttattcaacatagttttggaagttttagccacagcaatcagagaagaaaaggaaataaaaggaatccaaatcggaaaagaagaagtaaagctgtcactttgcagatgacatgatactatacatagagaatcctaaagatgctaccagaaaactactagagctaatcaatgaatttggtaaagtagcaggattcaaaattaatgcacggaaattcctggcattcctatacactaatgatgaaaaatctgaaagtgaaatcaagaaaacactccatttaccactgcaacaaaaagaataaaatatctaggaataaacctacctaaggagacaaaagacctgtatgcagaaaattataagacactgatgaaagaaattaaagatgatacaaatagatggagagatataccatgttcttggattggaagaatcaacattgtgaaaatgactatactacccaaagcaatctacagattcaatgcaatccctatgaaactaccactggtatttttcacagaactagaacaaaaaatttcacaatttgtatggaaacacaaaagatcccgaatagccaaagcaatcttgagaacgaaaaacggagctggaggaatcaggctccctgacttcagactatactagaaagctacagtaatcaagacagtatggtactggcacaaaaacagaaagatagatcaatggaacaggatagaaagcccagagataaacccacgcacatatggtcaccttatctttgataaaggaggcaggaatgcacagtggagaaaggacagcctcttcaataagtggtgctgggaaaactggacaggtacatgtaaaagtatgagattagatcactccctaacaccatacacaaaaataagctcaaaatggattaaagacctaaatgtaaggccagaaactatcaaactcttagaggaaaacataggcagaacactctatgacataaatcacagcaagatcctttttgacccacctcctagagaaatggaaataaaaacaaaaataaacaaatgggacctaatgaaacttcaaagctttcgtacagcaaaggaaaccataaataagaccaaaagacaaccctcagaatgggagaaaatatttgcaaatgaagcaactgacaaaggattaatctccaaaatttgtaagcagctcatgcagctcaataacaaaaaaacaaacaacccaatccaaaaatgggcagaagacctaaatagacatttctccaaagaagatatacagactgccaacaaacacatgaaagaatgctcaacatcattaatcattagagaaatggaaatcaaaactacaatgagatatcatctcacaccagtcagatggccatcatcaaaatatctacaaacagtaaatgctggagagggtgtggagaaaagggaaccctcttgcactgttggtgggaatgtaaattgatacagccactgtggagaacagtatggaggttccttaaaaaactacaaatagaactaccatatgacccagcaatcccactactgggcatatacccggagaaaaccataattcaaaaagagtcatgtaccaaaatgttcattgcagctctatttataatagcccggagatggaaacaacctaagtgttcatcatcggatgaatggataaagaagatgtggcacatatatacaatggaatattactcagccataaaaagaaacgaaattgagctatttgtaatgaggtggatagacctagagtctgtcatacagagtgaagtaagtcagaaagagcaagacaaatagcgtatgctaacacatatatatggaagttaagaaaaaaaaatgtcatgaagaacctaggggtaagacagacctactagagacttgaggatatggggagggggaagggtaagctgtgacaaagcgagagagaggcatggacatatatacactaccaaacgtaaggtagatagctagtgggaagcagccgcatagcacagggagatcagcttggttctttgtgaccgcctggaggggtgggatagggagggtgagagggagggagaagcaagagggaagagatatgggaacatatgtatatgtatagcttattcaatttgttataaagcagaaactaacacaccattgtaaagcaattatactccaataaagatggaaaaaaaaagatgacaaggAGTAATGGGTAGTATGGTGAACTGTGGAAAGAATGAACCAACCTAAAGCATTACCAAAAACATCTAAACACTGTGTCAGCCAAGCGAAATACATCTCCAAGTCCACAGCCCTCAAGGCTGTTCTTATTTCCACATTGGTGTGAAAACTGGGAAGATCCACCAACAATGGACATCACAGTAGTTTCCAGTGAATCCTCCCCCACCATGAAACGCCTTGGTACCATGTAAGCCCTCGAAACCCAACCATAGAGCCTGGGTAAGTGAGGAGAGGAAATCCCAACAATGAGTAAAGTTAAATTTTCTCTCCATCCCAGTGGAATGAGACTTAGATTCATAAAATATTCTGAgttacagaaaataaggaaagtgGTATTTCTTATACACTTCATTTTGTAGACTATTTACACTAGCTACACAAATCATTAACCCTGCATGCAGCAAAATCTGAACCTGAACTAgtctcttttttcttcacttttgtttGAAACCATGTGAATATTTATAGAGTGACAAAGGGTtacttcctggaccagagctcaggACAACAGGGTGTTTCTTCTCTCTTGTTCTCCCTGCAAAGACAGTTGCCATCATTCATTCCAGGAAACTGGTGTAGAGCGCTGCTTCTGTGCCACAGGTGCAAGGAGTGTCAGGTCTCAACCTATGTTCACTTAGCACACTAAGTACAATTTGGGACTTAGGTTTTATACACAACTGTCACTCCCAGAATTTTCTGTAGAGCACTGAAATTAAGCCACATTTTGGCCCACAGCATTCACATTTCAATTCTATGAGAAGAGTAGGGGGTTTTCCCGATTTCTTTCCCCAGGCTGAAATAAAGCCTTCCGTCTTCCCAGTTAATGAAAAAGCCAAGCCCAAAGTGCCCTTGTTTTGGTCCTCCAGTTGGATCCTAAATTTCGGCTGTAGCTGCATGTCAGCTGAAGTGGTGGTCCCCACTGACACCCCCATGCTGCTCCTCTAGACGCTCTCTGGGACTCTGCATTAGGGTTCTCATGTTCTACTGCTTTCACCCATGAACACACTCCCCAGAGAAACAGCTCTGAGCAAAAtgatggggttttttttaatttattattatttttcattcttatttttttcatttttaattaaaatgatttttattctttagattCTGGCTGCATATATTCCACTAGGCTAACATAAGTAACTCTGCAAATACATGCCTTTACATACTGGATAACAAGAACTGAAACACCATATTATACATAGTTGGTGTCTAATTGATAAATATCAACTTACAAAGATTTATGACCCAAAGGAAAGACAAAGTATTTCAATGAGTCAACATAGGACTGTGACTAATTCTTTGAACATCAAAGAGGCTAAAGGCATAGGTCATCTTCCCCTCCAGCGCTCTTTCCAGTCCATCAGACTATCCTCTTCCAGGctgataaatattttctaaagccTTCCTAGAGTCCAACCTTCTAGATGTTTATTCCTCCCTCTCGCTACACCATTCCAGCTATAGCTCCTCTTTGTGTTCGTGCAATTAATTTCCTCTAAGTCAAAAGCTTTGTGTACTCTTGTTCCCCATAGAACAAACGTGTATCTAGATCCTACCAGAAATGGGTTTCTTAggaatttggttttcttttataaataaccTAAGAGGTAAtctgattttgtattttaaaagcattactttttcttatttccttaagCTTTTAGAAATTTCCCTTTTCGTTCTTCTTTCTGAGATTAATCATCTTAAAACTATTCTCCCTTTTGAATTACAAGTAACCAAGATAAAACCTCCAATCTTCAGTCTACTTCCACGTATGACTGCAACAAAATCAGACCAAATAATAAAGATCTgcatttgctgtttttgttttttttttaccacactgAAAGTTTGAAATTTTGTGAACCTTCTTGGTAAAACATTCCAATTTCTTGCACCCTTTAATGAGGAAGCTCTCTTAAAAGACTAATTTGAAATTTTCAGTATTCAGTGCAGGTCATTTCCTTCTTATTAACCTTCGTATTCAATATTATGGCACATACTTCGTACAGGTCAGTTTATATTTGCCGTATTAAGACTCTGACTTTTTTGCTCCAccgctttttgttttgttttgtttttccccaacCCATACAAATAAAAGAGTGGACTATATATGAAATGGCTGAAGTTCTACTTCTATTATTAAATAGACAATGTcccaaattactttttttttttttctccaaactgTCTCAATAGCATCAGCTAGTGATAGAAACTCCAGAGAGAATGGGACCAAAACCCACAATGAGCCCCATGGATTCTgacagcaaagagaaaaaagagtacACGAAAATCCCCTCCTCACCCGGGGCCAAAAGGGGGCCCCTTTTGTGTCGTTCCTGCCAACGCAGCAGCCCTCCTGCTATATAGACCCGCGCGCCCGCCCCACCGCACTGAACTCGCATCCCCGCATCCAGCAGCCATGGGGAAGGTGAGCCCCACGCCGGCGGGAGGGGCCCGCAGCCGGGCTGGAGCCCAGGGCTCTGAGCCctgtccttcccttccctgcagaTCACCTTCTACGAGGACCGGGGCTTCCAGGGCCGCCACTACGAGTGCAGCAGCGACCACGCCAACCTGCAGCCTTACTTGGGCCGCTGCAACTCAGTGCGTGTGGACAGCGGCAGCTGGATGATCTATGAGCAGCCCAACTACCTGGGCTGCCAGTACTTCCTGCGGCGCGGCGACTACCCCGACTACCAGCAGTGGATGGGCCTCAACGACTCCGTCCGCTCCTGCCGCCTCATCCCCCACGTGAGTCCAGTTCCATATCATTCTGGTTCACTTTGGACCCAGAATGGATAGTTTCAAGCAAAGGTTAAACATTTGGAGTAGTGATCATTTAGAATAATTGAGAGTTTGGGGAAAAGGCAAGCTGTGGTATATTAGTTCAATATAATTTGCCTTGAACAGAAGTAAATTGTTGCCCAGGTACCagttaatcaacaaatatttattgagtaagaATGTATCCGCTGCCCCGGGCATGTATAAAATAGAGGTCCTGACCTGGAATCATTTACAATGGAGTTGTAGAAAAAACACTAATatccaacagaaaaataattaggtGCTAGTGAGTTTCTGAGCTGACAGGAgttgaaaaggaaaattttacaaGGGTTCATTCTTGTAAGACTCTTTCCCCTTTTTGCCTCCCAATTGCATGTTTTGGTTTTCCCCACCTGTACAAATAAAAGTACTTTTTCTCAGTAGAGAGCAATGCAGAGATTTTATACACAGGCTACAAATAATTCATATGTGTCTTAAAacactaagtttttaaaaaattagtcctTGGGcttactcatttttctttcccatttttcctCATTCTATTCATAAATTACTAAATGAAAATCAAGTATGTAACTGAGAGATTTCAGATGTTTCACTTTGCTTTCCACAGAAACAAAAGCATCTAAGCCCTTGGTGATTTTTCcaagatttattttaaactcaATGTAGAGTAATTCATTTCATAAACTGACTTTACTGTTCAAAGACACAtgcttgaaaatttaaaataattcttcaaaatggcaaaaatagTCATAAGCTGTTAAGGATTTGGGTTTCTCTATGGTACAGTGTCCTGAGCGTGATTAACAGTTCATCCTgggaaatatttgaatatattaaagAGTGAgatttccttcttaatttttagTCACACTTTATGATCTTGGAAAGGTACTGAATCTCCACCTTTGGAAAATGAAGAGTATACAAAGATtcagaaataattcatttttaccaTATATTTGAAAATGGCTTGAGCTGGTCCTCACCAAACTGAATGGTATGAATGTGTTGGAATCATTTCATGGTttgcttttctcctctttccaCCTCCGGATGGGCCAGGCTGGCTCTCACAGGATCAGACTTTACGAGAGGGAAGATTACAGAGGCCAGATGATAGAGATCACTGAGGACTGCTCCTCTCTTCAGGACCGCTTCCACTTCAATGAGATTTACTCTCTCAATGTGCTGGAGGGCTCCTGGGTCCTCTATGAGTTGCCCAGCTACCGGGGAAGGCAGTATCTGCTGAGGCCGGGGGACCACAGGCGCTACCATGACTGGGGGGCTGTGAATGCTAAAGTGGGCTCCTTGAGGAGAGTCATAGATTTCTACTGAAATACGTGCATCATTTCTCAATCtggaaagtaataaaatattttctgttttcctggcaatggtttgcttgtgtttttccttttgtcctacatttattattttatttatacactcacacacacacacacgcacatacacacgaGATGCACGTGGAAATCAAGGTGTATGATCTACGGGTAACAAAGAAAATTCTCACAATAGAACTATGCTTTCAAATGAAGCAgagctttacagtttacaaaacacTTCATAATACATTATCTTACTTGATTCTCTGGCCTTTAAACACGTTGCTTCTTCAAACCAGATAGTGAGATAtctcttcagtttttctttgAGGAGTGAGGATCTGAAAGCTAAGGTTCAGAGGTAGTGTGACCCACTTCTTAAATCAGGGATTCTGAAGCTGGCTACAATGGGCTTCAGAAGATTTTTTAATTCCCTAAATTGTATGCAAAATTGAGTTCACAAATCTCTGGAAGgcggactctttttttttttttctcctttcattattttgccttttttttttttttctttcccgtTTGATTTTGATGCTGAACTGGTCTCATGACACTCTCTGGACATTGAAACATTCAGTGGAGGAATGCTGatggggagagaggagatggtTCTGGAAAAATTTTTGCCTTCCTAATGAAAGGGAGCAGCTGCCCTGGTGCCACAATTCCCTCTTATTTCAGACATTTACACTCAAGAGCTGACAAGTATGAGGGAAATGTCACAGTTTCAGAAATGCTGGCCTTGATGTGGTCAAGCCCCTGAATCAATGTTTattagtcagggctctccagagaaacagaacccataggatctatatagatatagatgaggagatttattataggaattggctcatgtgattatagaAATTGAGAAGTCCCATTATCTGCAAGCTAGAGAATCAGGAAAGCTGGTGGAATAAATCAGTCTGAGTCCAGAGGCCTGAGAGCCAGGAATGCTGATGTCTGAGGGCAGAAGGAAGAGGGAGttcatccttccttctcctttttgttctattcaggccctcagcagATTGGATGGTCTTCTCTACTCAGTATACTGACCCAAATCCTAATCTCTCCCGGAAATACCCTCCCAGACACacctagaaataatgttttaccagctatctgggcgtcccttagcccagtcaagctgacataaaattaaccatcacacaatGCCAGCAACACTTTACCTTGAGACTTCTTGTAATGGGAGTAAAATAAACCCACATTTGATTACAGCACCACCATTGGGTGTTCTTTTATTTGTAGTTCAATACACATGTCTAGCTGACACAGAGCAAATGTGACTTTTTCCGAGGTGACTGTTTAGAACTTTATTCAGAGTCTCAAAGAAATTCCTAATGGAAAATCCCCCCCgccaagaagaaggaagagagggagggagggaggaaagcaaGTCACTGCAGCACAACGAAGTAATGTGGTGTTTAACATATTTCAGACCTGGAGGTCATCTAACCTAGATCACTCATTTTATGTAAGGTAAACTAAGGTTCAATTCTAATTTCAAACAGTTAataatagaagtggcatcagaaTTCAGAACTCACAGCTCAGAAAATCAGTGCTTTTCCATTGTGGAATCAGGAAGATGCTTGTCAAAATAACGACAGCACCAGCTTACAGATTCTTACCATGAGGTAAGCAACCAACCAACAAGGAACTGAATTAAATATATAGGATAATCCAAAGCTGCATTCTCTGTCCATATAAATGCACACATGATACACACacagtaatatatatttatataactgtaTACATACACTCtccatatgtgtgtatatctgtgtgtgttaGTATATTGCCTGTGTAAGGTTATAGGGAAGTATAACACTATATTCACTTACATTAGTTCTTCTACTGCTTGTTTTCTTACTTGCACCCTCATTGCTAGAATCTTAGAAAGGAGTGGCGACTATGTTTGTACTCAAAGACTGATCTGATCAAGTCAGTTCCCTGATTAAAAACCTTTGATATTGCTCCACTGACCACAGGGAAAAATTCTACCTTTTTCAAGAAACTGGCCCCAGCCTACCTACTTCCTCTCTTATTACCCGACCCCAGTTGTCCTTTACTCCATCTCATCCAAGTCATCCAATCACGTTAAGTCATCCAATCACATCCAATCTCATCCAAGTCATCCAATCACATCCAATCTCTGAGTTTGCTCACATCTTTTCCTCATCCGGATTACTTTTCCCCACCTTCTACCCAGTAAGCTACTCATCTCCAAAGCTTGATCAGAATTCACCCCAATCCCTTGGCCAAAAATGGATCTGAATCAGTTAGCATACATTAGACCGAAAGTAGCCAAAACACCATAGCAATGGATAAACAATGTGGAAATCTATTAGCTCACATGATAGGAAGTCCTAGGGTAGCACGGAATTTAGGAATGGTTAGTTCAGCAGCTCAACAATATCGTCAGGGCTCCAAGTTTTGTCCATCTCCCACCATATCATCAACCTGAAGCTGGTGTCCCTGGAAACCATAGCTGCTAGCTGCAAGCAGGGCAATACACAAGGAAGGTTGGGTGAAGGAAATCAACCAACAAGCTTTGCCTACAGCACAACTGTGCCCAGAGCACTAATTCCCAAGATTAAAGAGGACCTTGAAATATTA
Encoded proteins:
- the LOC137225787 gene encoding gamma-crystallin D, with the protein product MGKITFYEDRGFQGRHYECSSDHANLQPYLGRCNSVRVDSGSWMIYEQPNYLGCQYFLRRGDYPDYQQWMGLNDSVRSCRLIPHAGSHRIRLYEREDYRGQMIEITEDCSSLQDRFHFNEIYSLNVLEGSWVLYELPSYRGRQYLLRPGDHRRYHDWGAVNAKVGSLRRVIDFY